TTTATCTCGCTGGCCTGCTGCTCATCAGGTCCACCCCGATCCTGGTGGAATTCGGCATCCTGCTCGACGTCACCGTCGGCATCTTCGTCATCGGCATCATCGTTGACCGCATCCAAAGGGCCTTCGATTCTCTGGACACCCGCAAACTCACGGCGCTGCACGAATGAACGCATACCTGCTCATCATCATCCCTCTGATCGGGGCCCTGCTGGCCGCACTCTGGCCGTCCGCGAAAAGCCGCCCCTATTTCCTGCCCGCGGTCGGACTGGCCCACACCATCCTGTGTTTTCTGCTCCTGGCAAAGCCTATAGCCGTGGACCCGGCGGCCTGGCTGGCCTTTGATCCTCTGGCGCGCGCCATTTTGCCCGGCGTGTCCCTGCTTTTTCTGCTCTGCGGCTGCTATGCGGTGAGCTATCTGCAGCTCAAGGATCAGGACAACCGGGTCTTTGTCCCGGCCCTGCTGCTGGTCCTTGGGCTTTTGAGCGCCGGGCATCAGGCCAGGCATCTGGGCATATTGTGGATCGCGACCGAGGCCGTGACCCTGGCCTGCGTGCCTCTCATTCACTTCAACGGCACCCCGAAATCCTTCGAGGCAACCTGGAAATACCTGCTCGTTGGGGGCACGGGCATCGCGCTGTCGCTTTTAGGCTCCATTTGCCTTGGCTACGCGTCCCTGCATGGAGGCGGGAGCGGGGACATCACCTTTGCGGCACTGCTTGAGCACGGTCCAAGTCTCTCCCGCGTCTGGGTCCTGACCGCCTGGGTGCTGCTCCTGGTCGGCTACGGCACCAAGATGGGCCTGGCGCCCATGCACACCTGGAAACCCGACGCCTACGGGGAAAGCCCGGGCATCGTCGGCGCGCTGCTGGCAGGCGGGGTCACGTCCGTGGCCTTCATGGCCCTCTTGCGCATCAAATCCGTGGTCGATGCCGCCGGGGAGGGCGTTGTGGCCAGCCGCACCCTGCTCGCCATCGGCCTCTTCTCGACGCTGGTAGCGGCGCTTTTCCTGCTGCGCACCCGCGACTTCAAACGCATGCTCGCCTACTCCAGCATCGAACACATGGGCATCCTGTGCATCGCCACCTCCTTTGGCGGCGCCGGTCTCTGGGCGGCCCTTTTTCACGTCTGGAGCAACGGTCTGACCAAGGGCGCGCTCTTCCTGAGCGCGGGCAACCTGCAACGGGCCGCGGACTCGTCCTCCATAGACGAAGTGCGCGGCATGTCCAAAATTATGCCGCGCACCTCTATTCTTTTTGTGGTGGGCATGTTCGCCATCACCGCCTGCCCGCCTTTCGGACCGTTCTTCAGCGAACTGCTTGTCATCCGCACCGGCCTTGGCGCGGGACACGGATGGGCCATCGGCCTCTTCCTGACCTGCCTGCTGCTGGCCTTTTTCGGAATCTCGCGCATCGTTTTCGCCGTTGTCGACGGCCGTCCGCGGCTCTATAAACCAAGAGCCGCACTGCGCAAGGAATCGGCCGGGCTGATCCTGCCCCCCCTCATCCTGCTGGCCGCGTCGCTCTGGCTCGGGCTTTTCACCCCGGACATCCTGAGAGATGCCTGGTCCGCCGCAGTCCTTCAACTCTCCCCAATGCCATGAACACAATCGCTCCATTTTTCTCATTCACCAACGCATCCAGAATCTCGTGGGCCTCGGTTCCGGTCTTCTCGGTAACCAAGCTCGTCCGCCTGACGGACGAAATGCTTGAATCCGGAGCACGCCTGTGCTCGTGGTTCGGCGTGCCCGATCATGACGGCACGATCCTGGTCGCCGTACTGGCGCTGGATTCCGAAAGCATCCTGGGCGTGGCCCGGAGCGAACCCATCAGCGGTTCGTACCCGTCCCTCACCCCAAAACACCCCCAGGCTCATCTCTTCGAGCGCGAAGTCTGGGAACAGCATGGACTGGTTCCCGTCGGGCACCCGTGGCTCAAACCCGTGCGCCACACTTTCGAAAATGCCCCGGCCAACGCCCCGTTCTTCCTGGTCGAAGGCGGAGAGATGCATGAGGTGGCCGTGGGACCGGTGCACGCAGGAGTCATCGAGCCGGGACATTTCCGCTTTCAGTGCGCAGGCGAAGAAGTTCTGCATCTGGAGATCGCGCTTGGCTACCAGCACCGGGGCATCGAAGAAGCCCTGCCCGGCGGCCCCTACCCGGCGACCATGAGCCAGATGGAGGCCTTGGCCGGGGACACGAGCATCGCCCACGCCACGGCATACGCCTCCGTCATGGAAGCCCTGGCCGGAATGGAAGCGCCCTTGCGCGCGCAGTGGTTGCGGGCCATCGCCCTGGAACTTGAACGCCTGGCCAACCACACCGGCGACATGGGCGCCCTGGCCATGGATGTGGCCTTTTTGCCCACCTCGGCGGCATGCGGAAAAATCAGGGGGGATTTTCTGAACCTGACGGCGCTCATGTGCGGCAACC
This DNA window, taken from Desulfomicrobium sp. ZS1, encodes the following:
- a CDS encoding complex I subunit 5 family protein; its protein translation is MNAYLLIIIPLIGALLAALWPSAKSRPYFLPAVGLAHTILCFLLLAKPIAVDPAAWLAFDPLARAILPGVSLLFLLCGCYAVSYLQLKDQDNRVFVPALLLVLGLLSAGHQARHLGILWIATEAVTLACVPLIHFNGTPKSFEATWKYLLVGGTGIALSLLGSICLGYASLHGGGSGDITFAALLEHGPSLSRVWVLTAWVLLLVGYGTKMGLAPMHTWKPDAYGESPGIVGALLAGGVTSVAFMALLRIKSVVDAAGEGVVASRTLLAIGLFSTLVAALFLLRTRDFKRMLAYSSIEHMGILCIATSFGGAGLWAALFHVWSNGLTKGALFLSAGNLQRAADSSSIDEVRGMSKIMPRTSILFVVGMFAITACPPFGPFFSELLVIRTGLGAGHGWAIGLFLTCLLLAFFGISRIVFAVVDGRPRLYKPRAALRKESAGLILPPLILLAASLWLGLFTPDILRDAWSAAVLQLSPMP
- a CDS encoding NADH-quinone oxidoreductase subunit C; this encodes MNTIAPFFSFTNASRISWASVPVFSVTKLVRLTDEMLESGARLCSWFGVPDHDGTILVAVLALDSESILGVARSEPISGSYPSLTPKHPQAHLFEREVWEQHGLVPVGHPWLKPVRHTFENAPANAPFFLVEGGEMHEVAVGPVHAGVIEPGHFRFQCAGEEVLHLEIALGYQHRGIEEALPGGPYPATMSQMEALAGDTSIAHATAYASVMEALAGMEAPLRAQWLRAIALELERLANHTGDMGALAMDVAFLPTSAACGKIRGDFLNLTALMCGNRFGRGLIRPGGCRHDLEEERLITLTERLKAHMADVEQAMAWFWDAASVRVRFRNVGVVHPSQATDIGLVGPAARACGLVRDVRFDHPAGWHRFSHSPVAVWPSGDIFARARVRSLEIQRSGRYLFDQLAAPVDGDITAVLSAPQPESMTVALVEGWRGEVCHVALTDHFGRFRSYKITDPSFHNWTGLALSLRGTAVSDFPICNKSFNLSYCGFDL